The following are from one region of the Nicotiana tabacum cultivar K326 chromosome 3, ASM71507v2, whole genome shotgun sequence genome:
- the LOC107822867 gene encoding G-box-binding factor 1 isoform X2 yields the protein MGAGEESTPAKPSKATSTQETQATPSYPDWSSSMQAYYGAGAAPPFFSPTVASPTPHPYMWGGQHPLMPPYGAPVPYPALYPPAGVYAHPNMPMTPNPLQANPESDSKAPDPKDQSTSKKLKGYTGGKAGESGKATSGSGNDGATRSAESGSEGSSDANDENDNHEFSANKSRNFDLMLANGNPVAMPATNLNIGMDLWNASSAGPGMIKMRSNQSGVAPAPGIGREWIQDERELKRQKRKQSNRESARRSRLRKQAECEELQQRVETLSNENHALKEEMRKLSEECEKLTSENNSIKEELTRLCGPEAVSKLESNANATHLQSNVEEANS from the exons ATGGGGGCTGGGGAAGAAAGCACTCCTGCAAAGCCTTCAAAAGCTACTTCAACTCAG GAGACACAAGCTACACCTTCATATCCCGATTGGTCAAGTTCTATGCAG GCTTATTATGGTGCTGGAGCTGCACCTCCCTTCTTTTCCCCAACTGTTGCTAGTCCTACTCCCCATCCATACATGTGGGGAGGCCAG CATCCGCTTATGCCTCCTTATGGTGCTCCAGTCCCATATCCAGCTTTATATCCTCCTGCTGGAGTTTATGCTCATCCTAATATGCCCATG ACTCCAAACCCACTGCAGGCAAATCCAGAATCAGATAGTAAGGCACCTGATCCCAAGGACCAGAGTACAAGCAAAAAATTAAAGGGATATACAGGTGGCAAGGCAGGAGAAAGTGGGAAAGCGACTTCAGGTTCTGGAAATGACGGTGCCACAAGAAG TGCTGAAAGCGGAAGTGAAGGTTCATCAGATGCAAATGATGAAAATGATAACCAT GAATTTTCTGCAAACAAGAGTAGAAACTTTGATCTAATGCTTGCAAATG GGAATCCGGTTGCTATGCCTGCAACTAATCTGAATATCGGAATGGATTTGTGGAATGCATCATCTGCCGGTCCTGGAATGATTAAAATGCGATCAAATCAATCTGGTGTCGCACCAGCTCCTGGGATAGGACGTGAATGGATTCAg GATGAACGTGAACTTAAAAGGCAAAAGAGAAAGCAATCAAATCGAGAATCAGCTAGGAGGTCAAGATTACGCAAACAG GCTGAGTGTGAAGAGCTACAACAGAGGGTAGAGACATTGAGCAATGAGAATCATGCACTCAAAGAGGAGATGCGAAAGCTCTCTGAGGAATGTGAGAAGCTTACCTCGGAGAATAATTCGATAAAG GAAGAGTTGACGAGGTTGTGTGGACCAGAGGCGGTGTCCAAGCTAGAGAGTAATGCCAATGCCACGCATCTTCAGTCCAATGTTGAGGAAGCTAACAGTTAA
- the LOC107822867 gene encoding G-box-binding factor 1 isoform X1: MGAGEESTPAKPSKATSTQETQATPSYPDWSSSMQAYYGAGAAPPFFSPTVASPTPHPYMWGGQHPLMPPYGAPVPYPALYPPAGVYAHPNMPMTPNPLQANPESDSKAPDPKDQSTSKKLKGYTGGKAGESGKATSGSGNDGATRSAESGSEGSSDANDENDNHEFSANKSRNFDLMLANGASSQNNPATGNPVAMPATNLNIGMDLWNASSAGPGMIKMRSNQSGVAPAPGIGREWIQDERELKRQKRKQSNRESARRSRLRKQAECEELQQRVETLSNENHALKEEMRKLSEECEKLTSENNSIKEELTRLCGPEAVSKLESNANATHLQSNVEEANS; the protein is encoded by the exons ATGGGGGCTGGGGAAGAAAGCACTCCTGCAAAGCCTTCAAAAGCTACTTCAACTCAG GAGACACAAGCTACACCTTCATATCCCGATTGGTCAAGTTCTATGCAG GCTTATTATGGTGCTGGAGCTGCACCTCCCTTCTTTTCCCCAACTGTTGCTAGTCCTACTCCCCATCCATACATGTGGGGAGGCCAG CATCCGCTTATGCCTCCTTATGGTGCTCCAGTCCCATATCCAGCTTTATATCCTCCTGCTGGAGTTTATGCTCATCCTAATATGCCCATG ACTCCAAACCCACTGCAGGCAAATCCAGAATCAGATAGTAAGGCACCTGATCCCAAGGACCAGAGTACAAGCAAAAAATTAAAGGGATATACAGGTGGCAAGGCAGGAGAAAGTGGGAAAGCGACTTCAGGTTCTGGAAATGACGGTGCCACAAGAAG TGCTGAAAGCGGAAGTGAAGGTTCATCAGATGCAAATGATGAAAATGATAACCAT GAATTTTCTGCAAACAAGAGTAGAAACTTTGATCTAATGCTTGCAAATG GAGCCAGTTCTCAGAACAATCCTGCAACAGGGAATCCGGTTGCTATGCCTGCAACTAATCTGAATATCGGAATGGATTTGTGGAATGCATCATCTGCCGGTCCTGGAATGATTAAAATGCGATCAAATCAATCTGGTGTCGCACCAGCTCCTGGGATAGGACGTGAATGGATTCAg GATGAACGTGAACTTAAAAGGCAAAAGAGAAAGCAATCAAATCGAGAATCAGCTAGGAGGTCAAGATTACGCAAACAG GCTGAGTGTGAAGAGCTACAACAGAGGGTAGAGACATTGAGCAATGAGAATCATGCACTCAAAGAGGAGATGCGAAAGCTCTCTGAGGAATGTGAGAAGCTTACCTCGGAGAATAATTCGATAAAG GAAGAGTTGACGAGGTTGTGTGGACCAGAGGCGGTGTCCAAGCTAGAGAGTAATGCCAATGCCACGCATCTTCAGTCCAATGTTGAGGAAGCTAACAGTTAA